In a single window of the Chondrocystis sp. NIES-4102 genome:
- a CDS encoding DevC protein, which yields MKTPLAWLQLTHEKARLLIALAGIGFADMLMFIQLGFQTALFDSSVTLHKALDGDIFLMSPQSDALGYTKPFSDRRLYESVAVKQVESVTPLYLNFGSWKNPIDRNTRTILTIGFNPANNILNLSGIPENIDKLKLADTVLFDVKSRAEFGPISDLLQQNKTVQAELSSRKVTVGGLFSLGASFAADGNIITSDLNFLRLYPDRAPGLIDIGIINLKPGANLELALANIRAKLPKDVDVFSKEEFIQKEINYWQNSTAIGFIFTLGTAIGFVVGTVIVYQILYTDVTNHLSEYATLKAMGYKDGYFVVLVFTEAVVLAVLGFLPGCAIATGLYALAAGATNLPLFMTVSRAIVVLILTVIMCCISGTIAVRKLSAADPADIF from the coding sequence ATGAAAACTCCTTTAGCTTGGTTGCAGTTAACACACGAAAAAGCTCGCTTATTAATTGCTCTTGCTGGTATTGGTTTTGCGGATATGCTGATGTTTATTCAGCTAGGTTTTCAGACCGCTTTATTTGATAGTTCTGTAACTTTACATAAGGCTTTAGACGGGGATATATTTTTAATGAGTCCTCAGTCCGATGCTTTGGGTTATACTAAGCCTTTCTCTGATCGACGTTTATATGAATCTGTAGCAGTTAAGCAGGTAGAATCTGTAACTCCTTTATATCTTAATTTTGGTTCTTGGAAAAATCCTATTGATAGGAATACTCGCACGATTTTAACTATTGGTTTTAATCCTGCTAATAATATTTTAAATCTATCAGGAATTCCCGAAAATATAGACAAGCTAAAATTAGCTGACACAGTATTATTTGATGTTAAATCTAGAGCGGAATTTGGCCCTATTTCTGATTTATTGCAGCAGAATAAAACTGTACAGGCTGAATTATCTTCCCGTAAAGTTACAGTGGGTGGATTATTTAGTTTGGGTGCATCTTTTGCTGCTGATGGTAATATTATTACTAGTGATCTTAACTTTTTACGCTTATATCCCGATCGCGCTCCTGGATTAATTGATATTGGTATTATTAACCTCAAACCTGGTGCAAATTTAGAATTAGCCCTAGCTAATATCAGAGCAAAATTACCCAAGGATGTTGATGTTTTCTCAAAAGAGGAATTTATTCAAAAAGAAATAAACTATTGGCAGAATTCTACAGCTATAGGCTTTATTTTTACTCTGGGTACAGCTATTGGTTTTGTGGTCGGAACGGTTATTGTATATCAAATACTCTACACTGATGTTACTAATCATTTATCGGAATATGCCACCCTTAAAGCTATGGGTTATAAAGATGGGTATTTTGTAGTTTTAGTCTTCACGGAAGCAGTAGTTTTAGCCGTTTTGGGTTTTCTTCCTGGTTGCGCGATCGCTACTGGTTTATATGCTTTGGCTGCTGGTGCAACAAATTTACCTTTATTTATGACTGTTAGTCGCGCTATTGTAGTTTTGATTCTCACAGTGATTATGTGTTGTATTTCAGGTACTATCGCTGTTAGAAAACTTAGTGCAGCCGATCCTGCTGATATTTTTTAA
- a CDS encoding DevA-like ABC transporter ATP-binding protein, whose amino-acid sequence MDSSQLINQTNQVVNIQNLNHFFGEGKLKKQILFDINLVLNSGEVIILKGPSGSGKTTLLTLMGGLRSAQVGSLQVFDQELVGAKKNQLVQTRRNIGYIFQAHNLLASLTAKQNVQMSLELHPQFNRTEIEQRTIAILQAVGLGERIHYHPQNLSGGQKQRVAIARALVSHPKMVLADEPTAALDSKSGRDVVELMQKLAREQGCTILIVTHDNRILDVADRIVELEDGRITLDVIQ is encoded by the coding sequence ATGGATAGTTCACAATTAATAAACCAAACTAATCAAGTTGTTAATATTCAGAATCTTAATCACTTTTTCGGTGAAGGGAAATTAAAAAAACAAATTTTATTTGATATTAATTTAGTTCTTAATTCAGGAGAAGTAATAATTTTAAAAGGTCCTTCAGGTTCGGGTAAAACAACACTTTTAACTTTGATGGGTGGGTTGAGATCGGCACAAGTAGGTAGTTTACAAGTTTTTGATCAAGAATTGGTGGGGGCGAAAAAAAATCAATTAGTCCAAACAAGAAGAAACATTGGTTATATTTTCCAGGCTCATAATTTACTCGCTTCTTTAACCGCCAAACAAAATGTTCAGATGTCTTTAGAACTACATCCTCAGTTTAATAGAACTGAAATTGAACAAAGAACGATCGCTATTTTACAAGCAGTTGGTTTGGGAGAACGTATTCATTATCACCCTCAAAATCTTTCAGGTGGACAAAAACAACGGGTGGCGATCGCTCGCGCTTTGGTTTCTCATCCTAAAATGGTATTAGCTGATGAACCTACCGCAGCCCTAGATAGTAAGTCTGGACGAGATGTAGTGGAATTGATGCAAAAGCTGGCTCGTGAACAAGGATGTACGATTCTTATTGTTACTCATGATAATCGTATTCTTGATGTCGCAGATCGTATTGTAGAGTTGGAAGACGGTAGAATTACTTTGGATGTTATACAGTAA
- a CDS encoding Na+/H+ antiporter — MNEVGIEENLKQFLLVLSISLSVATLPQIVSWLRQIPYTLLLVIVGLGLAFVDIRLLDLSPELILSIFLPPLLFEAAWNLKWSNLKKDLLPITLYAIAGVIISIIGIGLGLERFTQLSLTTALLVGASLSATDPVSVTALFRELGVGSRLTTLMEGESLFNDGMAVVAFSFLVGLPFGTSNLEIQSILQQFFSVVGIGLGVGALIGFGISYLTQRFDLPLVEQSLTLVSAYGTYIIAEELGGSGVIATVTMGLILGNFGSRIGMNPRTRVIVTEFWDFLAFFVNSIVFLLIGDQIHFATLKDNLNIIAVTIVAMIVTRAIAVYGLSSLTNIITKSDIPPQEQTILWWGGLRGSVSIALALSIPAILPQRDTIIATVFGVVLFTLLVQGLTVKPLLEKFNLLGDRALIEQYLEAIARYTALDRALDYLGQIGKRPGIEPEFARYQATLITGELNRLENEIEQLQNEHPNLQDSTNEQLRQELISTEANTYAEFVQAGYLNKELAPFFQQHSLED; from the coding sequence ATGAATGAAGTTGGTATTGAAGAGAATCTGAAGCAATTTCTCTTAGTTTTATCTATATCATTAAGCGTTGCAACCTTACCTCAAATTGTTAGTTGGCTGCGTCAAATTCCCTATACATTGCTCCTAGTAATAGTTGGTTTGGGTTTGGCATTTGTAGATATTCGCTTGTTAGATTTATCTCCCGAATTAATATTATCCATTTTTTTACCACCGTTATTGTTTGAAGCAGCATGGAATTTAAAATGGTCTAACTTAAAAAAAGACTTATTACCAATTACTTTATATGCGATCGCTGGAGTAATTATTTCAATTATTGGCATTGGGTTAGGTTTAGAGCGATTTACTCAACTAAGTTTAACCACCGCCTTACTCGTGGGAGCAAGTTTGTCAGCTACCGATCCTGTCTCTGTAACGGCGTTATTTAGAGAATTAGGAGTAGGAAGCCGTTTAACCACATTAATGGAAGGAGAAAGCCTGTTTAATGACGGGATGGCGGTAGTAGCTTTTAGCTTCTTAGTAGGACTTCCCTTTGGTACTTCCAATTTAGAAATTCAGTCGATTTTGCAACAATTCTTTTCTGTCGTTGGTATCGGTTTAGGGGTTGGTGCTTTAATTGGTTTTGGAATTTCCTATCTAACACAAAGATTTGATCTACCACTAGTTGAGCAATCTTTAACTTTGGTATCGGCGTACGGTACATATATAATTGCTGAAGAATTGGGAGGATCTGGGGTTATTGCTACCGTTACAATGGGATTGATTCTAGGAAACTTTGGATCTCGTATCGGTATGAATCCCCGTACTCGCGTTATTGTTACCGAATTCTGGGATTTTTTAGCATTTTTCGTCAATTCCATCGTTTTCTTGCTTATTGGCGATCAAATTCACTTTGCCACGTTAAAAGATAATTTAAATATTATTGCCGTAACGATTGTAGCTATGATTGTAACTAGAGCTATAGCTGTTTATGGTTTGAGCAGTCTGACCAATATTATCACCAAGTCGGATATTCCGCCTCAAGAACAGACAATACTATGGTGGGGTGGATTAAGAGGTTCGGTATCGATCGCTCTTGCTTTAAGTATCCCTGCTATTTTACCCCAACGAGATACTATTATTGCTACGGTTTTTGGAGTAGTTTTGTTTACGCTATTGGTACAGGGATTAACAGTTAAGCCATTACTAGAAAAATTCAATTTATTAGGCGATCGTGCTTTAATTGAGCAATACTTGGAAGCGATCGCCCGTTATACCGCCTTAGATCGCGCTCTTGATTATTTAGGTCAAATTGGTAAGCGTCCTGGAATTGAGCCTGAATTTGCCCGCTACCAAGCAACTCTAATTACAGGAGAATTAAATCGCTTAGAAAATGAAATAGAACAGTTACAGAATGAGCATCCAAATTTGCAAGACTCCACCAACGAACAATTACGTCAAGAATTGATTTCAACTGAAGCTAATACTTATGCCGAATTTGTGCAAGCAGGGTATCTCAATAAAGAACTAGCTCCTTTTTTCCAGCAACATTCCCTGGAAGATTGA
- a CDS encoding nucleotidyl transferase, producing the protein MSHQAVRKAVIPAAGFGTRMYPATKVLKKELMPIIDGDGRAKPIILAIVEEAISAGIEEIAIVVQQSDRDLFNDLFKSPPSPELAAKLSPDNQAYTKYLQSIGDRITILTQPEQMGFGHAVFCTQEWVNNQPFLLLLGDHVYTSNIAVSCAKQMVDIYQQFGTSIIGITVMNEDIIHKAGCIFGDWTKDEFVLEIKEIYEKPTLEYARQHLHVTGMPDEQYLGIFGMYILESDIFDLLANAIENQQLEAGEFQLTSCLDKLNKKYGAVAYQVQGQYYDTGMPLFYRQTMIDYYNYMKSIGNR; encoded by the coding sequence ATGTCTCATCAAGCAGTAAGAAAAGCCGTTATCCCAGCAGCAGGTTTTGGGACAAGAATGTATCCTGCAACTAAGGTTTTGAAAAAGGAATTGATGCCAATTATTGATGGTGATGGACGGGCTAAACCGATTATTTTGGCAATTGTTGAAGAGGCTATCAGTGCAGGAATTGAAGAAATAGCAATTGTGGTACAACAAAGCGATCGCGATTTATTTAATGATCTATTTAAATCTCCCCCTTCGCCTGAATTAGCAGCCAAGTTATCCCCAGATAATCAAGCTTATACTAAATATCTACAATCTATCGGCGATCGCATTACTATTTTAACTCAACCTGAACAAATGGGTTTCGGTCATGCTGTTTTTTGTACTCAAGAATGGGTTAACAATCAACCTTTTCTACTATTATTAGGCGACCATGTTTATACCTCTAATATTGCTGTTTCCTGTGCTAAACAAATGGTGGATATTTATCAGCAATTTGGTACTAGTATCATTGGTATTACTGTTATGAATGAGGATATTATTCATAAAGCAGGTTGTATTTTTGGTGATTGGACAAAGGATGAGTTTGTTTTAGAAATTAAAGAAATATATGAAAAGCCAACCTTAGAATATGCTCGTCAACATCTACACGTTACAGGTATGCCAGATGAGCAATATTTAGGTATCTTTGGAATGTATATTTTAGAGTCGGATATCTTTGATTTATTAGCAAATGCAATTGAGAATCAGCAACTAGAAGCAGGGGAGTTTCAATTAACAAGTTGTTTGGATAAACTAAATAAGAAATATGGCGCAGTTGCCTATCAAGTTCAAGGACAATATTATGATACAGGTATGCCTTTGTTTTATCGTCAGACTATGATTGACTATTATAACTATATGAAATCAATAGGTAATAGGTAG
- a CDS encoding filamentous hemagglutinin outer membrane protein, with protein sequence MKTRFCFPLSFATCITASLFYSLAASAQVTSDGTTGTVVNNNGNNFEIDAGTRSGDNLFHSFGEFSIPTGGSAVFNNDLDVSNILSRVTGGNISQINGLIQAQGSANLFLINPAGIIFGTSADLNIGGSFYGSTADSILFEDGEFSAVNNLNQPTLTINAPIGLNLRDNPAGITLRGNENATDLNNFAAIGVQTGEGLNLIGGDIQLDNAIILAIDGNITLGGLQSSGTININENGGLNFPNNVAQGNISLDTSGVSVRSATDGAGGTINLIGNNININSSLLEGGIVANSVANSGFADAQAGDINLNARGIIDIRESRISNIVDAGGIGNAGDINIETGSLSLSNSKVLSSVSAGAVGKGGNITINADNLSLSEASGIAAETSGIAGENQRADAGNITINVSNSLQATGGSLFQLDTFGQGDAGNITINGEDATITLDGSAISSSVRNYIYDTGDQLIANGKSGAISITADSLSLSNGAQIKNNLDPGVIGEGNNINLSANSISLSNASNILSGVDADAVGKGGNININADKLSLSEASTIATTTLGIAGENGRADAGDITVNVSDSLQATGGSYFQSDTFGQGDAGKITINAESANVTLDGTNPNDNVSSGIFSSVRNFIYDTGVQLIGNGKSGEISITADSLSLSNGAQIRNTLDPGVIGEGNNINLTANSISLSNASGILSGVDIDAIGKGGNITINTDNLSLSEASGIATDTSGIAAENGRADAGDITVNVSNSLQATGGSVFQSDTFGQGDAGKITINGETANVTLDGINPNTTVPTQISSSVRNFIYDTGVQLIANGKSGEISITADSLSLTNGAQIRNSLDSDVIGEGNNINVSADNLSLNNNALIFSGTFSQGNGGDITLNTSDRLTLAENSTISTQVVGTNASGGNITINAKDGFIVTPESQNAGNGNDIVTNSPEGEGGNIRIEAQGVLGIQERDATPDNGTNDIDASGTVDGDININAPSSDAIEGATKLPNNPVEAGETVAQACVSNRGTDGNNLVITGKGGIPNEIIAPLVSDSITINGQATSAAFPVKEIKTSKGNIIAAQGIAIKKDGSIVLTAYPTNNSRIPQIPNSCGKS encoded by the coding sequence TTGAAAACGCGCTTTTGTTTTCCTCTATCTTTTGCTACTTGTATAACTGCAAGTTTATTTTACAGTCTTGCTGCTTCTGCCCAAGTAACTTCAGATGGTACAACTGGCACTGTAGTTAATAATAATGGTAATAACTTTGAAATAGATGCAGGTACAAGAAGCGGAGATAACCTGTTTCATAGTTTTGGAGAATTTTCTATCCCTACAGGCGGTAGTGCGGTTTTCAATAATGATCTAGATGTCAGTAATATCCTTTCTAGGGTAACAGGGGGTAATATTTCCCAGATTAATGGTTTAATTCAGGCACAGGGGAGTGCTAATCTATTCCTTATTAACCCTGCGGGCATTATCTTTGGTACAAGTGCAGACTTAAATATTGGGGGTTCATTTTATGGTAGTACAGCCGATAGTATTTTATTTGAAGATGGGGAATTTAGTGCAGTTAATAATCTAAATCAACCCACACTTACTATTAATGCTCCCATTGGTTTAAATTTACGAGATAATCCAGCAGGTATTACACTAAGAGGTAATGAAAACGCAACAGATTTAAATAATTTTGCTGCGATAGGCGTTCAAACGGGTGAGGGTTTAAACTTAATTGGTGGCGATATACAGCTAGATAATGCCATAATCTTAGCTATTGACGGCAATATAACATTAGGCGGGTTACAAAGTTCGGGAACTATTAACATTAACGAAAATGGGGGCTTGAACTTTCCTAATAATGTTGCTCAAGGTAACATCTCTCTAGATACTTCTGGAGTTTCCGTAAGATCTGCAACCGATGGTGCTGGTGGAACTATTAATTTAATTGGCAATAATATAAATATAAATAGCAGTTTATTAGAGGGTGGTATTGTAGCCAATTCTGTAGCCAATTCTGGTTTTGCCGACGCTCAAGCAGGAGATATTAACCTTAATGCGAGGGGAATAATAGATATTAGAGAAAGCCGTATTTCTAATATAGTTGATGCTGGTGGAATTGGTAATGCAGGAGATATTAATATTGAAACAGGATCTCTCTCCTTGTCTAATAGCAAAGTTTTAAGTAGTGTGAGTGCAGGTGCAGTAGGCAAGGGTGGCAATATCACTATCAACGCCGATAATTTATCCCTATCAGAAGCTTCAGGTATAGCAGCAGAAACGTCGGGTATAGCAGGAGAAAATCAACGTGCTGATGCTGGAAATATCACCATCAATGTCTCAAATTCTCTGCAAGCAACAGGTGGTTCATTGTTTCAATTGGATACTTTTGGTCAAGGGGATGCTGGTAATATAACGATTAACGGTGAAGACGCTACTATAACCCTTGATGGTAGCGCAATTTCAAGTTCAGTTAGAAACTATATATATGATACGGGAGATCAACTTATTGCTAATGGTAAGAGTGGTGCAATAAGTATTACTGCTGATTCCTTATCTTTATCCAATGGGGCGCAAATTAAAAATAATCTAGATCCTGGTGTTATAGGCGAAGGAAATAATATTAACCTCAGTGCTAATTCCATTTCCTTATCTAATGCTAGTAATATTTTAAGTGGTGTTGATGCAGATGCAGTAGGTAAGGGTGGTAATATAAATATCAACGCCGATAAATTATCTTTATCAGAAGCCTCAACAATTGCTACTACAACATTGGGTATAGCAGGAGAAAATGGACGTGCTGATGCTGGAGATATTACCGTAAATGTCTCAGATTCTCTGCAAGCAACAGGTGGTTCATACTTTCAATCAGATACTTTTGGTCAAGGGGATGCTGGTAAGATTACGATTAATGCTGAAAGTGCAAACGTTACTTTAGATGGTACAAACCCTAACGATAATGTATCTTCAGGTATTTTTAGTTCAGTCAGAAACTTTATATATGATACAGGAGTGCAACTTATTGGTAATGGTAAAAGTGGTGAAATAAGTATTACTGCTGATTCCTTATCTTTATCCAATGGGGCGCAAATTAGAAATACTTTAGATCCTGGCGTTATAGGCGAAGGAAATAATATTAACCTCACTGCTAATTCCATTTCCTTATCTAATGCTAGTGGTATTTTAAGTGGTGTTGATATAGACGCAATAGGTAAGGGTGGCAATATCACTATCAACACAGATAATTTATCTTTATCAGAAGCTTCAGGTATAGCAACAGATACATCAGGTATAGCAGCAGAAAATGGACGCGCTGATGCTGGAGATATTACCGTGAATGTCTCAAATTCTCTGCAAGCAACAGGTGGTTCAGTATTTCAATCAGATACATTTGGTCAAGGGGATGCAGGTAAGATTACGATTAATGGTGAAACTGCAAACGTTACTTTAGACGGTATAAATCCTAATACAACAGTACCTACTCAGATTTCAAGTTCAGTCAGAAACTTTATATATGATACGGGAGTGCAACTTATTGCTAATGGTAAGAGTGGTGAAATAAGTATTACTGCTGATTCCTTATCTTTAACCAATGGGGCGCAAATTAGAAATAGTTTAGATTCTGATGTTATAGGCGAAGGAAATAATATAAATGTTAGCGCAGATAATTTATCTTTAAATAATAACGCATTAATTTTTTCTGGTACTTTTAGTCAAGGTAATGGTGGTGATATTACCTTAAATACTAGCGATCGCCTGACTCTGGCGGAAAATAGTACTATTTCAACCCAAGTTGTAGGAACTAACGCTAGTGGAGGTAATATAACTATTAATGCCAAAGATGGTTTTATAGTTACTCCTGAGAGTCAAAATGCAGGTAATGGTAATGATATTGTCACTAACTCTCCAGAAGGTGAAGGAGGCAATATTAGAATTGAGGCTCAGGGTGTTTTAGGCATACAAGAAAGAGATGCTACTCCCGACAATGGCACAAACGATATTGATGCTAGTGGTACTGTTGATGGTGATATTAATATTAACGCTCCTAGTTCTGATGCCATTGAAGGCGCAACCAAATTACCTAATAATCCCGTAGAGGCTGGGGAAACTGTGGCTCAAGCCTGCGTTTCTAATAGGGGTACTGATGGTAATAATTTGGTTATTACTGGTAAGGGTGGAATACCTAATGAAATTATTGCACCTTTAGTTTCAGATTCAATTACTATTAATGGTCAAGCAACATCAGCAGCATTTCCAGTTAAAGAAATAAAAACTAGTAAGGGTAATATTATTGCTGCCCAAGGAATTGCAATTAAAAAGGATGGTAGCATTGTTTTAACCGCCTATCCAACTAATAATTCCCGAATTCCTCAAATTCCCAATAGTTGCGGTAAATCGTAG
- a CDS encoding transcription regulator with HTH domain protein — MTTGLTTPSNYYLQLINSFPPRPINNEAQLLATLAQIEAIIDKKNIDQDDKDYLEVLGTLVYEYEQKHEPMPVLRGIELIKALMIEENLQQGDLVTVFNNEATVINILEKNQEMSAKQIQKLSEFFSISPLMFLTAE, encoded by the coding sequence ATGACGACTGGTTTAACAACTCCTAGTAATTACTATCTTCAATTAATTAATTCTTTTCCGCCACGTCCTATAAATAACGAAGCTCAATTATTGGCGACATTGGCACAAATTGAAGCAATTATAGATAAAAAAAATATTGATCAGGACGATAAAGATTATCTTGAAGTACTGGGTACTCTGGTTTATGAATACGAGCAAAAACATGAACCAATGCCAGTGCTAAGAGGAATTGAACTTATTAAAGCATTAATGATTGAAGAAAATTTGCAGCAAGGGGATTTAGTTACGGTTTTTAATAACGAAGCTACAGTTATTAATATTTTAGAAAAAAATCAAGAAATGAGTGCCAAACAAATACAAAAACTCAGTGAATTTTTTAGCATTTCTCCTCTGATGTTTTTGACTGCTGAATAA
- a CDS encoding putative N6-adenine-specific DNA methylase, which produces MNDYFATVARGLEEVAAEELSNIGAVDVRPDFTGVHFRGDKALLYKANLWTRTTFRILMPIARVKSFNGDELYRHVQKLDWDEYLTPEMTIAVTCTGKNKNLNHTHFTALQIKNAIVDWQQRRGGKRSSIDTENPDLLINAHIDEKHCILSLDSSGSSLHRRGYRPAIGAAPMKETLAAALLDLAQWTPDLPFLDPMCGSGTLPIEAALKGLNVAPGLYRDFGFQNWLDYDHDLWQTLLKEAGDRQKFELAVPIIGSDRDLQVIRQAFINAENSGLEDYVKFARQEISTIEPPSDRGVLICNPPYGIRLGKEAELGELYKQLGDIFKQRFKGWTAYILTGSMKLTKQVGLRTSKRIKLYNGAIPCTFLKYELY; this is translated from the coding sequence ATGAATGATTATTTTGCTACTGTTGCCCGTGGCTTGGAGGAAGTGGCTGCGGAGGAATTAAGTAATATTGGTGCGGTTGATGTGCGTCCAGATTTTACAGGGGTGCATTTTCGGGGAGATAAAGCATTATTATATAAAGCCAATCTTTGGACAAGAACAACTTTTCGGATTTTGATGCCTATTGCCAGGGTAAAAAGTTTTAATGGGGATGAACTTTACCGTCATGTACAAAAACTTGATTGGGACGAATATTTAACACCAGAGATGACGATCGCTGTTACTTGCACGGGTAAGAATAAAAATCTCAATCATACCCACTTTACAGCCTTACAAATTAAAAATGCGATCGTAGATTGGCAACAGCGTCGAGGCGGAAAAAGATCTAGCATTGATACGGAAAATCCCGATTTATTAATTAATGCTCATATTGACGAAAAACACTGTATTCTTAGTCTTGATAGTTCGGGGTCTAGTTTACACCGTCGGGGATATCGTCCTGCTATTGGTGCTGCACCGATGAAAGAAACATTAGCAGCAGCCTTATTAGATTTGGCTCAATGGACACCAGATTTACCTTTTCTCGATCCCATGTGTGGTAGTGGGACTTTACCAATTGAAGCAGCTTTAAAAGGTTTAAATGTTGCCCCAGGATTATATCGTGATTTTGGGTTTCAAAATTGGTTAGATTACGACCATGACTTATGGCAAACTCTCTTAAAAGAGGCAGGCGATCGCCAGAAATTTGAATTAGCTGTACCGATTATTGGTAGCGATCGCGATTTACAAGTAATTCGTCAGGCTTTTATCAATGCGGAAAATTCAGGACTAGAAGACTATGTAAAATTTGCCCGTCAGGAAATATCTACTATTGAACCTCCAAGCGATCGGGGTGTGTTAATTTGTAATCCTCCCTATGGTATTAGGTTGGGTAAGGAAGCAGAATTAGGAGAATTATATAAACAGTTGGGAGATATTTTTAAACAACGATTTAAAGGCTGGACGGCATATATCCTGACTGGAAGCATGAAACTAACCAAGCAAGTAGGACTACGGACTTCTAAACGGATAAAACTCTATAACGGTGCAATTCCCTGTACTTTTTTAAAGTATGAGTTGTATTGA
- a CDS encoding TrkA-N domain protein, producing the protein MQSFSFEEKYRRLRKELVRGGIALAIIILIGTFWYRFVEKWTLVESAYMTVITLSTVGFTEVRPLGERGRLFTIVLILMGLVTIGYIVNRFTEALIQGYFQEGFRFRQEKSLIESLNQHYIVCGCGRTGSHVAREFFAEGIQFVVIDDNLENVEAIKQLGYIAILGDATLDDSLIRAQIDKAICLVTALPSDAENLYTVLSAKTLNPRIRAIARASNEEAVQKLQRAGADAVVSPYITGGKRLAASALRPQVMDFVDGIITGSNRSYYLEEFLVDSEHCPYVGKTLREAQLRSQSGALVLAIRRVDGDLFAGPTGETLILEQDALICMGTAEQLRDLNKILGPMNPINSFRTPKNQ; encoded by the coding sequence ATGCAAAGTTTTAGTTTTGAGGAAAAATATCGTCGTTTACGCAAGGAGTTGGTTCGAGGTGGTATAGCATTAGCTATCATTATCCTTATTGGAACTTTTTGGTATCGGTTTGTTGAAAAATGGACTTTGGTAGAATCAGCCTACATGACTGTCATTACTTTATCTACAGTCGGATTTACTGAGGTTCGTCCTCTGGGGGAAAGAGGCAGATTATTTACCATTGTCTTAATTTTAATGGGGTTGGTGACCATTGGTTACATTGTTAATCGTTTTACAGAAGCCTTAATTCAAGGTTATTTCCAAGAAGGGTTTAGATTTAGACAGGAGAAAAGCTTGATTGAATCTTTAAATCAACATTATATTGTTTGCGGTTGTGGGCGCACTGGTAGCCATGTGGCGCGTGAATTCTTTGCAGAAGGGATACAGTTTGTGGTGATTGATGATAACCTCGAAAATGTCGAGGCGATTAAACAGTTAGGATATATAGCTATTTTGGGGGATGCTACCCTAGATGATTCTTTGATCCGCGCTCAAATTGATAAAGCAATCTGTTTAGTTACCGCCTTACCTTCCGATGCCGAAAATCTTTATACTGTTTTATCCGCCAAAACCCTTAATCCCCGTATTCGGGCGATAGCTCGTGCTAGTAATGAAGAGGCTGTACAAAAGTTACAAAGGGCAGGGGCAGACGCGGTAGTATCTCCTTATATTACGGGGGGTAAAAGGTTAGCAGCTTCGGCTTTAAGACCGCAGGTAATGGACTTTGTTGATGGTATTATTACAGGATCGAATCGTTCCTATTATTTAGAAGAGTTTTTAGTAGATTCCGAACATTGTCCTTATGTTGGTAAAACTTTGAGGGAGGCACAACTGCGATCGCAATCTGGGGCTTTGGTTTTGGCTATTCGTCGTGTTGATGGGGATTTGTTTGCAGGGCCGACAGGGGAGACTTTAATCTTAGAACAGGATGCTTTAATTTGTATGGGGACAGCCGAACAATTACGAGATTTAAATAAGATTTTAGGCCCAATGAATCCTATTAATTCTTTTAGAACACCTAAGAATCAGTAG